Part of the Pseudomonadota bacterium genome, CCGTCGGGACTCTCATAACTGACGAGCCATCCGAAGAGCTTTCCAGGTCGCATCTTTCCGGTCTTTGGACCGGTGCTGGCCTGCGTGCGCTCAGACACGGTGGCGTGCTGCTGAGGATCCCCCGCACGGCGGCCCTGCTCGTGTCGCTGCTCGTGACGCTGCTCTGGGGGTTGTTGCTGTGCTGGTCTGTTATGATCCTGCCTGCGCTCATCGCGTTCGTCACGCTTAGGTCGCTGCGGTTCCGGCGCACGCGGCGGTTCTGGTGCGCGTTGTTGTGTTGGCGCAGGCCTATTCTGACGTTGCTCCTGCATGCGCTCACTACGCTGTGGTTCGCTGCGCTGCGGCGGTCGTGCTTCGTTCTTACGCGCCTCCCCTCCACCCCTCTGCTGACCACCCCCTTGCTGCGCCTCTACACCGCGCGGACGCTGCTCCTCTCGACGCGGCGCTGCCGGCATCGGAGTATGGGGGCGAACCTCCGCCTCTCTCTCTTTAGCCACTACTGCCTTTGGCGCAACCGGATCGATCGTAATCTCATCATCGAACGGATCGTTTACCGCAGGCTGCTTGACCGGGCGCTGCTCGGGCGCAGCGCTAGTAGGCTTTTCTACAACCGGCTCATCGAATAGATCGAGATCAAAAGGATCGTCCTCTTCATCATCATCGTCGTCTTCCGCCCGCTGTGCTGGCGCTGTGCGGTCGGGCTGTAGAGCTTCGGGAGCCGTAGCTACCACTTCATCTACGCCTTCAAGATCCTGTAGGTACGCACCAAGGGGATCGAATTCATCATCACCCTGTACAGAGGGTGCTGCAGAGACCGCTAATGCCTTCTCGGTCTTGGCTGCCACAACAGCGGAGATTACATCCTGTGGGGCCGCGGTAACGGTTCTCTGTCGGATGCGCCCCGTACCCTTGGCGGCTTCCCCTCCACCCTCGCTCTGTGCAAGAGAATCTAACGGATTGTTGCATATGCGACAGCGAGCTGCGCTCGCAGGCACTAGGCTTCTGCACGACGGACAACGCACGAACGTTAGATCACTCGGTTCACTTGCCATGTTTAGACCTCGCCTAATTATATCTCATAAAACCAAATCTTTTCACA contains:
- a CDS encoding FHA domain-containing protein, encoding MASEPSDLTFVRCPSCRSLVPASAARCRICNNPLDSLAQSEGGGEAAKGTGRIRQRTVTAAPQDVISAVVAAKTEKALAVSAAPSVQGDDEFDPLGAYLQDLEGVDEVVATAPEALQPDRTAPAQRAEDDDDDEEDDPFDLDLFDEPVVEKPTSAAPEQRPVKQPAVNDPFDDEITIDPVAPKAVVAKEREAEVRPHTPMPAAPRREEQRPRGVEAQQGGGQQRGGGEARKNEARPPQRSEPQRSERMQEQRQNRPAPTQQRAPEPPRAPEPQRPKRDERDERRQDHNRPAQQQPPEQRHEQRHEQGRRAGDPQQHATVSERTQASTGPKTGKMRPGKLFGWLVSYESPDGRAIELREGKFFVTASSIKGTDLILEDPSISTPHALMSISEGGFLVQDLMSDHGVFVRHDERAEYQQEESLVRVSHGDWLRFGEVEFLVIIVPASSSR